A DNA window from Setaria viridis chromosome 2, Setaria_viridis_v4.0, whole genome shotgun sequence contains the following coding sequences:
- the LOC117844821 gene encoding uncharacterized protein: MLPLPPAISPARLHKLVTSQPNPLLALELVTITSPTTTPHPATLHSLLLRLARRRDHLPHALALLRRLPSPPSPRLLLPLILAVLRLRRQPQLFLSTFNSLFVSGRSPLPLHPQVLLRLLGVLSSTVSHFPSALHLLRLVSSRLPLPTPLVLASHNLLIEAAARSGYVAVSLSLFHRLRSLHVSPDADTYRILTQSLCRKAQVRTAATLLDGMLHRGIPADPLAYTTVLNALCRKKQLREAYRLLCLMRGRGVSPDIVHYNTVIVGMCREGRPLDACKVVGDMVDSGCTPNAATYATLVNGLCVSGLYEKAEAYLVDMVGKGIVPHFSLFHSVIKGYCGVGKVEEAAQIMTWMLDLGVTPHVESWSSVIRCVCNDEDCVEAVLLQLVTGRRHGLSTSSTLK; encoded by the coding sequence ATGCTCCCATTGCCGCCGGCGATCTCGCCGGCGCGGCTACACAAGCTGGTGACCTCGCAGCCAAACCCGCTCCTCGCGCTGGAGCTCGTCACCATCACCTCCCCGACTACCACTCCGCACCCTGCCACGCTCCACTCTCTCCTgcttcgcctcgcccgccgccgtgaccACCTACCCCACGCGCTagcgctcctccgccgcctcccgtcccCGCCGTCTCCGCGCCTTCTGCTCCCGCTCATCCTCGCagtgctccgcctccgccggcaaCCTCAACTCTTCCTCTCCACCTTCAACTCCCTCTTCGTCTCCGGCCGTAGCCCCCTGCCGCTCCACCCACAGGTCCTTCTTCGCCTCCTTGGCGTCCTCTCCTCCACTGTCTCCCACTTCCCATCAgcactccacctcctccgcctcgtctcctCGCGGCTACCCCTCCCCACGCCACTCGTCCTCGCCTCCCACAACCTGCTAATTGAGGCCGCCGCTCGCTCCGGCTACGTCGCCGTTTCACTATCCCTCTTCCACCGTCTCCGCTCACTCCATGTATCCCCCGACGCTGACACCTACCGCATCCTTACCCAGTCGCTCTGCCGCAAGGCCCAGGTCCGCACTGCGGCTACATTGCTCGACGGAATGCTGCACAGGGGCATCCCTGCTGATCCGCTGGCATACACCACCGTGCTGAACGCCCTCTGCCGCAAGAAGCAGCTCCGAGAGGCATACCGCTTGCTTTGTCTCATGCGAGGCCGTGGAGTTTCCCCAGACATTGTGCATTACAACACGGTCATTGTTGGAATGTGCCGCGAGGGGCGGCCATTGGATGCCTGCAAGGTTGTTGGTGATATGGTTGACAGTGGATGCACACCGAATGCAGCGACATATGCAACATTGGTAAATGGGCTGTGTGTAAGCGGATTGTACGAAAAGGCGGAGGCGTACCTGGTGGATATGGTGGGTAAAGGGATTGTGCctcatttttctttgtttcattCAGTTATCAAGGGTTATTGTGGAGTTGGGAAAGTGGAGGAGGCTGCACAAATCATGACTTGGATGCTTGATCTTGGAGTGACTCCGCATGTTGAGAGCTGGAGTTCAGTGATCAGATGTGTTTGTAATGACGAGGATTGTGTTGAGGCAGTACTGTTGCAGTTGGTGACAGGAAGGCGGCATGGTTTAAGCACAAGCAGTACCTTAAAATGA
- the LOC117846304 gene encoding uncharacterized protein isoform X2 produces the protein MVMLLGQYSTGKTTFIKHLLKTSYPGAHVGPEPTTDKFVVVMLMRVYGALMWSLGKVLNTPEVVRVYNGLSRKYDTTFWLVLRRGCKI, from the exons ATGGTTATGCTCTTGGGTCAATATTCTACAGGGAAAACAACATTCATTAAGCATCTGCTGAAGACAAGCTACCCAG GAGCTCATGTCGGACCAGAGCCTACTACTGACAAATTCGTAGTTGTCATG CTTATGAGAGTGTATGGTGCGCTGATGTGGTCTCTTGGAAAAGTGCTAAATACTCCTGAGGTTGTGCGTGTGTACAATGG GCTGTCAAGGAAATACGATACAACTTTCTGGCTGGTTTTGCGGCGGGGCTGTAAAATTTAG
- the LOC117846304 gene encoding uncharacterized protein isoform X1, protein MSLLTCRRIASTIFQTSCDFDAKPMVMLLGQYSTGKTTFIKHLLKTSYPGAHVGPEPTTDKFVVVMLMRVYGALMWSLGKVLNTPEVVRVYNGLSRKYDTTFWLVLRRGCKI, encoded by the exons ATGTCATTACTTacatgtcgccgcattgcttctaCCATTTTCCAGACAAGCTGTGATTTTGATGCAAAGCCAATGGTTATGCTCTTGGGTCAATATTCTACAGGGAAAACAACATTCATTAAGCATCTGCTGAAGACAAGCTACCCAG GAGCTCATGTCGGACCAGAGCCTACTACTGACAAATTCGTAGTTGTCATG CTTATGAGAGTGTATGGTGCGCTGATGTGGTCTCTTGGAAAAGTGCTAAATACTCCTGAGGTTGTGCGTGTGTACAATGG GCTGTCAAGGAAATACGATACAACTTTCTGGCTGGTTTTGCGGCGGGGCTGTAAAATTTAG
- the LOC117846111 gene encoding subtilisin-like protease, which yields MASHRSLLPAPFIAALLLLLAAAVISSDASFTTLGDRREAHLEPADEAGRRIYIVLLEPPAASQDMDADAHRAWHQSYLPSMTTAVGEPRLRRSYRTLVHGFSARLTEDELKQVSAKPGFIRAFPNVIRYLDTTRTPAFLGVQFPQSTARFRFLDWPGYGGFGTIIGIIDGGITNAHPSMDDAGFEDIEVPERWRGSCHNDIKCNKKLIGARNFVGVGPPLDVADAHGTQVTTIAAGNLVAGANFNGLASGIASGMAPQAQVAVYKACGETGCTDESLLSAIVAAVHDGVDVISLSVGGNSQAATYDHDPIAVASFAAMQAGILVVATAGNNGPSPSTVHNDAPWLLTVGAGTVDRSFMAGVQLEDVYATVVNGQSLANRQWQMAVRPEVAHDILYSEDGDRANCVYPEDELPVRVPGRCVVCQAGGEMRATTLQKLQSNNASAIVMVDREEFGCTGMVMNMPRGMENTYTPVLQVTYKDGGVLESFASSSPLPRAVIDFTRGTVVGATQAPTVAFFSSRGPSRYPAILKPDVLAPGVNILAGVPPDQDGVYFQFTSGTSMAVPHVSGAALLLKSVHRSWSPAAIRSALMTTADTVDKSGRGILDEQLNRADAYKMGAGRINVSRAMNPGLVYDLNERQYAAHVCSTLGEAALRAVSRNDSWRCSELPTTHPSNLNYPSITVPLQPRMAFSMVRTLTNVAPRRLETAPETYTAKVVMPPEVRVTVYPSTLSFTYPGQEASYHILVSSTDTVPVQGAVYQGTVEWSSSDHTVTSPMLAVVGLGTSQPSTPWKLN from the exons ATGGCGAGCCACCGGTCCCTCTTGCCCGCACCATTCatcgcggcgctgctgctgctcctggcAGCGGCGGTGATCAGCAGCGATGCGTCCTTCACCACGCTTGGAGATAGGAGGGAGGCGCACCTCGAGCCGGCCGACGAAGCCGGCCGCAGGATTTACATAGTCTTGCTCGAGCCACCTGCAGCAAGCCAAGACATGGATGCCGATGCTCACAGAGCATGGCACCAGTCTTACCTACCGTCGATGACGACGGCCGTCGGCGAGCCTCGGCTGCGGCGGTCATACCGGACCCTCGTCCACGGCTTTTCTGCGCGGCTGACCGAGGACGAGCTGAAGCAGGTCTCCGCCAAGCCGGGATTCATCCGGGCGTTCCCCAACGTCATCCGGTACCTGGACACCACTCGGACGCCGGCGTTCCTCGGCGTCCAATTCCCCCAGTCGACTGCAAGATTCCGGTTTTTGGATTGGCCCGGCTATGGAGGCTTCGGGACGATTATCGGCATCATCGATGGCGGCATCACCAATGCTCATCCATCGATGGACGACGCAGGATTCGAGGACATCGAGGTGCCGGAGCGATGGAGGGGATCCTGCCACAACGACATCAAATGCAACAAGAAGCTCATCGGGGCCAGGAATTTCGTTGGAGTCGGACCACCTTTGGACGTCGCCGACGCGCACGGCACCCAGGTGACGACAATCGCGGCCGGcaacctcgtcgccggcgccaacTTCAACGGCCTCGCCAGCGGCATCGCATCCGGCATGGCTCCGCAGGCGCAGGTCGCCGTCTACAAGGCGTGCGGCGAAACGGGCTGCACTGACGAGTCCCTGCTGTCCGCCATCGTTGCGGCGGTGCACGACGGGGTAGACGTCATCTCGCTCTCCGTCGGCGGAAACTCCCAAGCGGCGACGTACGACCACGACCCGATAGCCGTGGCCTCCTTTGCCGCCATGCAGGCTGGCATTCTCGTCGTCGCTACCGCCGGCAACAATGGCCCAAGTCCTTCGACCGTCCACAATGATGCGCCTTGGCTCTTGACCGTGGGAGCCGGCACCGTCGACCGGTCATTTATGGCCGGGGTTCAATTGGAAGATGTGTATGCCACCGTGGTGAATGGCCAGTCGCTCGCCAATAGGCAGTGGCAGATGGCAGTTCGACCAGAGGTCGCGCACGATATTCTCTACAGCGAAGACGGGGATCGCGCCAACTGCGTGTACCCAGAAGACGAATTGCCGGTCCGCGTTCCAGGGCGTTGCGTCGTCTGCCAGGCCGGTGGTGAAATGAGAGCGACGACCCTCCAAAAGTTGCAGAGCAATAACGCATCGGCCATCGTCATGGTGGACCGAGAGGAGTTTGGATGCACCGGAATGGTTATGAACATGCCCCGGGGCATGGAAAACACGTACACTCCCGTTCTTCAGGTGACGTACAAGGATGGCGGGGTCTTGGAGTCCTTTGCATCATCTTCGCCGCTCCCCAGGGCGGTCATCGACTTCACCCGCGGCACCGTTGTGGGCGCTACTCAGGCCCCCACGGTGGCCTTCTTCTCGTCCCGTGGCCCAAGCCGGTACCCCGCCATCCTGAAGCCCGACGTGCTGGCGCCCGGGGTCAACATCCTGGCAGGGGTACCGCCGGACCAGGATGGGGTGTACTTTCAGTTCACGTCGGGCACCTCCATGGCAGTGCCACATGTCAGCGGCGCAGCCCTTCTCCTGAAGAGCGTGCATCGGAGCTGGAGTCCGGCCGCAATAAG GTCGGCGCTCATGACAACGGCGGACACCGTCGACAAATCCGGGCGTGGTATCCTGGACGAGCAGTTAAACCGTGCCGACGCGTACAAAATGGGAGCTGGGCGCATCAACGTGTCCAGGGCCATGAACCCTGGGCTCGTGTACGACCTCAACGAGCGGCAGTACGCCGCCCACGTCTGCTCCACGCTCGGCGAGGCCGCACTGCGCGCCGTTTCGCGCAATGACTCGTGGAGGTGCTCCGAGCTGCCCACCACGCACCCGTCCAACCTCAACTACCCTAGCATCACGGTCCCGCTGCAACCGAGGATGGCGTTCTCCATGGTGAGGACGCTGACGAACGTCGCGCCTCGGCGTCTGGAGACGGCGCCGGAGACATACACGGCCAAGGTGGTCATGCCCCCGGAGGTGCGCGTGACCGTCTACCCAAGCACGCTCAGCTTCACCTATCCAGGGCAGGAGGCCTCGTACCACATCTTGGTCTCCAGCACCGACACCGTCCCGGTCCAAGGAGCTGTGTACCAGGGCACCGTCGAATGGTCTTCAAGCGACCACACGGTCACAAGTCCCatgctcgccgtcgtcggcctGGGCACCTCTCAGCCGTCCACGCCGTGGAAGCTGAACTGA